One genomic window of Desulfurococcus mucosus DSM 2162 includes the following:
- a CDS encoding MBL fold metallo-hydrolase: protein MDTAIPRRVEVFVLADDYAGMTRGLLAQHGVSYLVKATMEEGSEVTVLFDTGYNGEAVLRNMEVLGLSFDDVDYIVLSHNHYDHANGLPTLLKTAGRKRLVPVIVGKGFFHRSVALKPRLRVLNHEWTREEAEALGARFIEVDGRLDLAPGVSIPGLIGLGERLGFENNSTSYYIVANGSLVEDWVSHEVSLAVRSRKGILLLVGCSHPGVASIARKASSVLGDRIHMVMGGFHLVDADEHRIARTIQALRELGVEKVVAGHCTGLKAEAMLLQAYGSDFTRIHTGLSVSI from the coding sequence TTGGATACAGCTATACCCAGGAGGGTTGAGGTATTTGTCCTTGCTGACGACTATGCTGGGATGACACGGGGACTCCTCGCACAGCACGGCGTCTCCTACCTTGTGAAGGCAACCATGGAGGAAGGGAGCGAGGTCACCGTGTTATTCGACACCGGGTATAATGGTGAAGCAGTACTCCGCAACATGGAGGTGCTTGGGTTAAGCTTCGACGACGTCGACTACATTGTGTTATCCCATAACCATTACGACCATGCAAACGGGCTTCCCACATTGCTGAAGACGGCTGGGAGGAAGAGGCTGGTGCCAGTCATAGTTGGAAAAGGCTTCTTCCACAGGTCGGTGGCTTTGAAGCCGAGGCTACGTGTACTCAACCATGAGTGGACTAGGGAGGAAGCCGAGGCACTGGGCGCTAGATTCATAGAGGTTGATGGTAGACTCGACCTGGCACCAGGGGTCTCGATTCCAGGGCTCATAGGGCTCGGGGAAAGGCTGGGATTCGAGAATAATTCAACAAGTTACTACATTGTCGCAAACGGTTCACTGGTCGAGGACTGGGTTAGCCATGAAGTGAGCCTAGCTGTGAGGAGTAGGAAGGGGATTCTCTTGCTCGTAGGATGCAGTCATCCAGGTGTGGCTAGTATTGCAAGGAAGGCGTCCAGCGTGCTTGGCGATAGAATACACATGGTTATGGGCGGCTTCCATCTTGTAGATGCTGATGAGCATAGGATCGCGAGGACGATCCAGGCACTCCGCGAGCTCGGAGTTGAGAAAGTGGTTGCAGGCCACTGTACAGGCTTGAAGGCTGAAGCAATGCTTCTTCAAGCCTATGGAAGCGACTTCACCAGGATCCATACAGGGCTCTCCGTAAGCATATAG
- a CDS encoding radical SAM protein, which produces MLVRASIGTLAKLGLSSVRMSDEPTTAYFLQYSDNGCLGKCGFCNQSRMTVGRQDWLGKIVWPLVESSLILRSWRDVFKRICFQTVLKKGFITEAKSFIQGISGVSRLPISLAITPVPKGVLEEFKELGVSELGVGLDTATRELFAKWGKPYTWEIYWSFIENAVEVFGRGRVYVHLIVGLGERLREAVDTLIKIYSAGARAALFNYFDTGSMKSIDKKYYRVVQLAVELLENGENPLDYIDVDAGVFKRQPPVDVFKALYTRGCPGCNRPFYTDLPSSIYNYPSRRTLEKHRQIVIEELRSIGVMV; this is translated from the coding sequence ATGCTCGTTAGAGCATCCATCGGGACCCTCGCTAAGCTAGGGTTATCCAGCGTGAGAATGAGTGATGAACCTACTACAGCGTACTTCCTACAATACTCTGATAATGGATGCCTCGGGAAATGCGGGTTCTGCAATCAGTCAAGGATGACTGTAGGCAGGCAGGATTGGCTTGGGAAAATAGTGTGGCCTCTAGTGGAGTCATCGCTTATTCTGAGATCGTGGAGAGACGTGTTTAAGCGGATATGCTTCCAGACGGTTCTCAAGAAGGGTTTCATCACGGAGGCAAAGTCCTTTATACAAGGTATCTCGGGAGTCAGCAGGCTACCCATATCGCTGGCAATAACGCCTGTTCCCAAGGGGGTTCTGGAGGAGTTCAAGGAGCTCGGTGTCAGCGAGCTAGGGGTGGGCCTTGATACTGCGACACGTGAGTTGTTTGCTAAGTGGGGGAAGCCGTACACGTGGGAGATATACTGGAGCTTCATAGAAAACGCTGTCGAGGTGTTTGGGAGGGGGCGTGTATATGTTCACTTAATAGTGGGCTTAGGGGAGAGGCTTAGGGAGGCCGTTGACACCTTGATCAAAATATACTCGGCCGGTGCGAGAGCCGCGTTATTCAACTACTTCGACACCGGTTCAATGAAGAGTATAGATAAAAAGTATTACAGGGTCGTCCAACTAGCCGTAGAGCTCCTCGAGAACGGGGAGAACCCACTGGACTACATAGATGTCGACGCCGGAGTTTTCAAAAGGCAGCCACCGGTGGATGTTTTCAAGGCATTATACACCAGGGGGTGCCCCGGGTGCAATAGGCCCTTTTACACTGACCTACCCAGCTCCATATACAATTATCCATCGCGGAGAACACTTGAGAAACACAGGCAGATTGTGATCGAGGAGTTAAGGAGTATAGGTGTCATGGTTTGA
- a CDS encoding U6 snRNA-associated Sm-like protein LSm6, whose product MSNVSRGYRPPSPMKVLKSAEGQIILVRIKGGYEYIGTLDLIDGTMNIVLSDCTEYSSEGKPTSRYGRIIIRGSHVEFISTNYGQVAPDKVAF is encoded by the coding sequence ATGAGCAATGTATCCAGGGGTTACAGGCCGCCTTCACCCATGAAAGTCTTGAAGAGTGCAGAGGGGCAGATAATACTGGTCAGGATAAAGGGCGGCTACGAGTACATTGGAACACTGGACTTGATTGATGGCACAATGAACATAGTGTTAAGCGACTGCACAGAGTACAGTAGTGAAGGAAAGCCCACATCTAGGTATGGGAGAATAATAATCAGGGGAAGCCACGTCGAATTCATCAGCACCAACTATGGCCAGGTTGCACCCGACAAGGTTGCCTTCTGA
- a CDS encoding RNA methyltransferase, protein MEGAGCGKPVVVVEHLEEGLSPWILLEYRHLSSIYGSQCVVFTNMPLRYHRIMARYGKPVAESIVDMVDRGLVRREDVIVLDPASPRELTYRDLSTARYVVVGGILGDHPPRRRTWELLTSRLTGARAFNIGSGQYSIDGAVYYIHYMYLNKGVDGYRYVDGVSIETPEGVVRLPFRYPLVDGKPLISGDLVYYIVNKRLPDHVWSEVKG, encoded by the coding sequence ATGGAGGGAGCCGGGTGCGGGAAGCCGGTTGTAGTCGTAGAGCACCTTGAGGAAGGCTTAAGCCCGTGGATACTCCTCGAGTACAGGCATCTCTCAAGCATCTACGGCTCCCAATGCGTGGTCTTCACAAATATGCCTCTCAGATACCACAGGATTATGGCTAGGTATGGGAAGCCTGTAGCGGAAAGCATAGTTGACATGGTTGACAGGGGATTGGTTAGACGAGAGGACGTCATAGTATTGGATCCAGCTAGTCCAAGAGAGTTGACCTACCGGGATCTCTCAACAGCCAGGTACGTGGTGGTCGGAGGCATCCTCGGTGATCACCCGCCCAGGAGGCGTACATGGGAGCTCCTGACAAGCAGGCTCACAGGGGCGAGGGCCTTCAACATAGGGAGCGGGCAGTACAGCATAGATGGAGCAGTCTACTATATTCACTACATGTATTTGAATAAAGGAGTAGATGGATACAGGTATGTGGACGGGGTATCCATTGAGACGCCTGAAGGAGTAGTCCGGTTACCCTTCCGGTACCCGCTGGTAGACGGTAAACCCCTTATATCAGGCGACCTAGTATACTACATAGTCAACAAGAGGCTGCCGGACCACGTGTGGAGCGAGGTGAAGGGCTGA
- the nucS gene encoding endonuclease NucS yields the protein MNEPLILEKPDPAALPDLIRRAIGERNTVIVIGECSVEYEGRSTSRLGKGDRVLMIKQDGSVLVHRPTGYSPVNWQPDTSVIEAWINERGELSILAVRSKPREVLNISFSRVDSVIIARLRDDAEFTMYLDEAEMKRVLVGNPELIEPGFRVVEDEKRLGSGQADIYGVDKEGRPVIVELKRITASRDAVLQLYGYVKAYEATYGKRPRGILIAPSFSPSAIETLLRLQLEYRQVDLRELYRLAVEKGLRRSLLEYGRRPGERERGTGEKTRHE from the coding sequence GTGAATGAACCCCTGATCCTTGAGAAACCCGACCCAGCGGCACTACCGGATCTCATTAGGAGAGCCATCGGCGAGAGGAACACGGTCATCGTGATCGGCGAGTGCAGTGTTGAATACGAGGGCCGGAGCACATCGAGGCTAGGTAAGGGTGACAGGGTGCTCATGATAAAGCAGGACGGCTCAGTCCTCGTCCACCGCCCCACCGGCTATTCCCCTGTAAACTGGCAGCCAGACACCAGTGTGATAGAGGCATGGATTAACGAGAGAGGCGAGCTCTCAATACTGGCCGTCAGGAGTAAGCCGAGGGAAGTGTTGAATATCTCTTTCTCCAGGGTTGACTCGGTGATTATTGCCAGGCTAAGGGATGACGCTGAGTTCACAATGTACCTCGATGAAGCCGAGATGAAGAGGGTGCTCGTGGGAAACCCGGAGCTAATAGAGCCCGGGTTCAGAGTGGTCGAGGATGAAAAAAGACTTGGATCCGGGCAAGCAGACATATACGGGGTCGACAAGGAGGGTAGGCCGGTCATAGTTGAATTAAAGAGGATCACAGCATCCAGGGATGCCGTCCTCCAGTTATACGGCTATGTGAAAGCATATGAGGCGACATACGGTAAAAGACCCAGAGGTATACTCATAGCCCCGTCCTTCTCGCCTTCAGCGATTGAGACGCTGCTGAGGCTTCAGCTCGAGTACAGGCAGGTGGATCTCCGCGAGCTCTACCGCTTAGCAGTTGAGAAAGGCTTAAGGAGAAGCCTCCTAGAATACGGGCGGAGACCCGGAGAACGGGAGCGTGGAACCGGGGAGAAGACCCGTCATGAGTAA
- a CDS encoding class I SAM-dependent methyltransferase: MEPGRRPVMSNPALDQTGGDDAWRYDATASSYDELYRVEQYSKYGVLVALLTRYMDSATLLDAGCGTGLLVEYLAERGLDRYARYICLDPSVGMISRLSEKPVDYRVIPVVGYAEEIPLRDSSIDIVVSVTAWSNIGGKREATREFKRVTGRGGLIIVSSHVKHHSTPPALFDACFKKIAEHIDEFYVCVKNSATQPETF; the protein is encoded by the coding sequence GTGGAACCGGGGAGAAGACCCGTCATGAGTAATCCAGCCTTGGATCAAACAGGTGGTGATGACGCCTGGAGATATGATGCAACAGCTTCATCGTACGATGAACTCTACCGGGTTGAACAATACAGCAAGTACGGTGTACTAGTAGCACTGTTAACCAGGTACATGGATTCAGCCACACTGCTTGACGCTGGATGCGGGACGGGTCTACTGGTAGAATACCTGGCTGAAAGAGGGCTCGACAGGTATGCGAGGTACATATGCCTGGATCCAAGTGTTGGAATGATAAGCAGGTTGTCGGAGAAACCAGTCGACTACCGTGTGATACCCGTGGTAGGCTACGCAGAGGAGATCCCGTTGAGGGATTCAAGCATCGATATAGTGGTCTCAGTGACGGCGTGGAGCAATATAGGTGGAAAGAGGGAGGCTACCCGGGAATTCAAAAGGGTGACTGGTAGGGGTGGCTTGATAATTGTGTCAAGCCATGTGAAACACCATTCCACTCCCCCGGCATTGTTCGATGCGTGCTTTAAGAAGATCGCCGAGCACATAGATGAATTCTATGTCTGCGTGAAGAACTCGGCTACACAGCCGGAAACCTTTTAA
- a CDS encoding lipoate protein ligase C-terminal domain-containing protein: MRFVKTVRGEKTVEIEVEVSDCRIKRVVFSGDFFAYPDDVVEKLEEALKDCGSDECVGEAFKEARKALLIGVEWDVLENEVRNALKTLCSSSPAED; the protein is encoded by the coding sequence ATGAGGTTTGTGAAGACTGTGAGAGGAGAGAAAACTGTTGAAATAGAGGTGGAGGTTAGCGACTGCAGGATTAAAAGAGTGGTTTTCTCAGGGGACTTCTTCGCCTACCCGGACGACGTGGTTGAGAAACTAGAGGAGGCATTGAAGGATTGTGGAAGCGATGAATGCGTGGGCGAAGCGTTCAAAGAGGCTAGGAAAGCACTCCTAATAGGTGTTGAATGGGATGTCCTCGAGAACGAGGTTAGGAACGCGTTGAAGACACTTTGTAGCAGTAGCCCAGCGGAGGATTAG
- a CDS encoding lipoate--protein ligase family protein, with the protein MVLHQEAAEVLHGEGGMRLRVVMDLEGAPVSWSMGMDEAMLELRLQDRIPDTLRLYVIKPSAVTIGYFQKVEESVDLGYASSRGIDVTRRISGGGSVYHDASGEVTYGIVLPARGVFSDVRESYEAICRGLVESLRILGVDAAFAPVNDIVVNGRKISGSAQARRKGFLLQHGTMMYATDLDEASRVLRAPQAKLQAKGVRSIRERVVTLREALQRDIDKRDVAEAMVKGFAKALGAEVFLDEYREDELKLAEELSLKYRSSEWVFKR; encoded by the coding sequence ATGGTGTTGCATCAGGAGGCAGCCGAAGTCCTTCATGGTGAGGGAGGGATGCGGCTCCGGGTCGTGATGGATCTAGAGGGGGCCCCGGTTTCATGGAGCATGGGTATGGATGAAGCCATGCTCGAGCTCAGGTTGCAGGACAGGATTCCCGATACGCTGAGACTCTACGTTATTAAGCCGTCCGCCGTCACTATTGGGTACTTTCAGAAGGTAGAGGAATCCGTGGATCTAGGATATGCCTCGTCAAGGGGCATAGATGTAACCAGGAGGATTAGTGGAGGCGGCTCCGTATACCATGATGCAAGCGGTGAAGTTACATACGGTATCGTGCTGCCTGCAAGAGGAGTCTTCAGCGATGTCCGCGAGAGCTACGAGGCCATTTGCAGGGGGCTTGTGGAGTCCCTGCGCATACTAGGGGTTGACGCAGCCTTCGCACCAGTCAACGACATAGTTGTCAATGGAAGGAAGATCTCGGGCAGTGCCCAGGCACGTAGAAAAGGCTTCCTCCTACAGCACGGTACAATGATGTATGCCACGGATCTCGATGAGGCATCCAGAGTGCTGCGGGCTCCACAAGCCAAGTTGCAGGCGAAAGGCGTGAGGAGCATAAGGGAGAGAGTGGTGACTCTCCGGGAAGCGTTACAGAGGGACATAGATAAAAGGGATGTTGCAGAGGCCATGGTAAAGGGCTTCGCTAAAGCGTTGGGTGCTGAAGTATTCCTAGATGAATACAGGGAGGACGAGTTGAAGCTCGCCGAGGAGCTGTCATTGAAGTACAGGAGCAGTGAGTGGGTGTTCAAGAGGTGA
- a CDS encoding NifB/NifX family molybdenum-iron cluster-binding protein, translating into MIVCIPAMTSGGRNYVSLHFGKAPYFAFYEVSDTGFKQLSLERNPFATMGSGSSKGQAIARYLVSKGVEAVIAYEVGPGAFQHLRDHGIRVFVVEKTLPIEEALKLFIEGALTEAKEPVERD; encoded by the coding sequence ATGATAGTCTGCATCCCGGCTATGACTAGTGGTGGAAGAAACTATGTATCCCTGCACTTCGGTAAAGCCCCCTACTTCGCATTCTACGAGGTCTCAGACACAGGCTTCAAGCAGCTGTCCCTGGAGAGGAATCCGTTCGCAACCATGGGTAGTGGTAGCAGTAAGGGCCAGGCGATAGCCAGGTACCTGGTGAGCAAGGGTGTGGAGGCTGTAATAGCCTACGAGGTTGGTCCCGGCGCCTTCCAGCATCTAAGAGACCACGGGATACGTGTCTTCGTCGTGGAGAAGACTCTTCCAATCGAGGAGGCACTTAAACTATTCATTGAGGGAGCCCTCACTGAGGCTAAGGAGCCGGTTGAACGCGACTGA
- a CDS encoding FeoA family protein, protein METTLDSAPPGSRVRISSILHHGGWVHRLYQLGVFPGVIVEVVHNEGRGPVVIRVNGSEVVLGKGLARRIVVEQLREETG, encoded by the coding sequence ATGGAGACAACACTGGACTCCGCTCCACCCGGCTCACGTGTAAGAATATCCAGCATACTGCATCACGGTGGATGGGTTCACAGACTCTACCAGTTGGGGGTTTTCCCCGGCGTGATAGTGGAGGTTGTTCATAATGAAGGGCGGGGTCCAGTGGTCATCAGGGTCAACGGCTCAGAAGTGGTCCTTGGCAAAGGACTCGCGAGGAGAATAGTCGTTGAACAGCTGCGTGAGGAGACGGGTTGA
- a CDS encoding ZIP family metal transporter, with product MERETLLFGELLSNTGFILVSSIVGILPVLAGFKPPVRWIDASLGFSGGVMIAVSFSMLYEGELSAYKLVFFTAGFAVMWLLEALIPHEHLVKGYEGPRVMKARLKIAWLIAFSMILHNVPEGLAVGSSTVRNPVLGFSVAVAIGVQDVVEGFMAGLPYVITGDRGRAFLLSLIAALAEALASLGAGFLGIVEAGALAPLTCFSSGAMVFIVSHEIIPETHREHSSESTAGFLLGVMAATVLELLL from the coding sequence ATGGAGAGGGAGACATTGTTGTTCGGTGAGCTACTCTCGAACACAGGGTTTATCCTGGTTTCATCGATAGTGGGCATACTACCCGTGCTAGCAGGCTTCAAGCCCCCAGTGAGATGGATCGATGCATCCCTCGGGTTCTCCGGTGGCGTCATGATAGCCGTCTCCTTCAGCATGCTTTACGAGGGCGAGCTAAGTGCATATAAACTAGTGTTCTTCACAGCCGGGTTCGCTGTGATGTGGCTGCTTGAAGCATTGATTCCCCATGAACACCTTGTTAAAGGATACGAAGGGCCACGGGTTATGAAGGCTAGGTTGAAGATCGCTTGGCTGATAGCTTTCTCGATGATCCTGCACAATGTACCGGAGGGCTTGGCAGTCGGGTCCTCAACGGTCAGGAACCCGGTTCTAGGCTTCTCAGTGGCCGTCGCTATAGGGGTGCAGGATGTTGTCGAGGGCTTCATGGCTGGACTACCGTACGTGATCACTGGGGACAGGGGGAGGGCCTTCCTCCTCTCACTTATTGCTGCATTAGCTGAGGCATTGGCATCGCTTGGAGCAGGGTTCCTTGGAATAGTTGAAGCCGGGGCATTGGCGCCGTTAACGTGCTTCAGTAGTGGTGCAATGGTATTCATAGTGTCACACGAGATAATCCCGGAGACTCATAGAGAACACTCCTCGGAGTCAACCGCCGGCTTCCTTCTAGGTGTAATGGCTGCAACAGTGTTGGAGCTACTGCTCTAA
- the rqcH gene encoding ribosome rescue protein RqcH — protein sequence MVYLLKKAMDILDVYAWVGRHGASLTSCFVDNAYHCKSYWILKLRCPSGVTHLKIEPAVRIHLSQSIPEEKDIDGFTRFLRSRVRDSRILSVRQPWWERIVVLETGAREKPLRHYIEVVPRGQWVVADPSDRIIYSTRFTEYRDRVIKPSETYKPPPFKGSDPWDSATLRDRLKEGRDLVRALVTAWGLPGHIAEEILYRAGLLEAKNKRVSEIPSPDVERLIEEYGSIVREASTGMGYLVYSGENTLDIYTSYNPLLFRDVYNNSVKQVEDINTAIDAYFTEYEAELERQRRLDELAAAVKEIEARIKRQEEVIRGYREEVEKIGRILQLIYGNYASVNEALECARSTRAVKGWEHIAKDCPGVVGVYKDKGIVVLRVNGEVLELSIRKGLDKQVVELEKKRGELVGKIESAVKVLEEMRRQLNEASSTMSIEDKTVRRLSPTLWYERFHWLFTRNGFLAIGGRDQSQNEMVVRKYLGDNDVFIHADIHGGSAVVLKSRGLHSVEDVVDASYLAACYSRAWRAGFSFIEVFWVPGSQVSKTPPSGEYLPRGAFMIYGSKNFLSIPLRLAVGARFFSDDIYGDYIKVIVGSEELVSRQAIAYAVLTPGDEDVRDVSESIREFLEKAVLEYKGARYRIGLAEVESRIPGPSRIIGLHRGAVSEASGQST from the coding sequence GTGGTGTATTTGCTGAAGAAGGCCATGGATATACTAGACGTGTATGCCTGGGTGGGTAGGCACGGTGCATCTCTAACAAGCTGCTTCGTTGACAACGCATACCATTGCAAGTCATACTGGATTCTTAAACTAAGGTGCCCTAGTGGCGTGACCCATTTGAAGATCGAGCCAGCTGTAAGGATACATTTATCCCAAAGCATACCGGAGGAGAAAGACATAGATGGCTTCACGAGATTCCTCAGAAGCAGGGTCAGGGATTCAAGGATACTATCGGTTAGACAGCCTTGGTGGGAGCGCATAGTTGTACTCGAAACAGGTGCGCGTGAGAAGCCCCTGAGACACTACATAGAGGTTGTCCCGAGGGGACAATGGGTGGTCGCAGACCCTAGTGATAGAATAATTTACTCGACACGGTTCACTGAGTACAGGGATCGAGTGATAAAGCCCTCGGAGACCTATAAGCCCCCGCCGTTCAAGGGATCAGACCCCTGGGATAGTGCAACGCTTAGAGATAGACTCAAGGAGGGAAGAGACTTAGTCAGGGCACTGGTTACAGCATGGGGTCTCCCAGGCCACATAGCCGAGGAGATCCTCTACCGTGCAGGACTCCTCGAGGCGAAGAACAAGAGGGTTTCAGAAATACCTTCACCCGATGTTGAGAGGCTCATCGAGGAGTACGGCTCAATAGTTAGAGAGGCGTCCACAGGGATGGGATACCTGGTGTATAGTGGTGAAAACACCTTGGACATCTATACATCATACAACCCGCTTCTATTCCGTGATGTATACAATAATAGTGTTAAACAAGTAGAGGACATAAACACCGCGATAGATGCCTACTTCACGGAGTACGAGGCCGAGCTAGAGCGGCAGAGGAGACTTGATGAACTGGCTGCAGCGGTGAAGGAGATTGAGGCAAGGATCAAGAGGCAGGAGGAGGTGATAAGGGGTTACCGTGAAGAGGTTGAAAAAATAGGGAGGATCCTTCAACTAATATACGGTAACTACGCCTCGGTCAACGAAGCATTGGAGTGTGCTCGATCAACGAGGGCTGTAAAGGGCTGGGAGCACATCGCCAAGGATTGCCCCGGTGTTGTAGGCGTCTATAAGGATAAAGGCATAGTAGTCCTCAGAGTCAACGGGGAGGTCCTCGAGCTCTCCATACGGAAAGGCCTCGACAAGCAGGTCGTGGAACTCGAGAAGAAGCGGGGAGAGCTGGTAGGAAAGATAGAGTCAGCTGTGAAGGTGCTCGAGGAAATGCGCCGTCAGCTGAACGAGGCTTCAAGCACCATGAGCATCGAGGATAAAACCGTTAGAAGACTGTCTCCAACCCTCTGGTATGAGAGATTCCACTGGCTTTTCACGAGGAATGGTTTCCTAGCAATAGGGGGTAGAGACCAGTCTCAGAACGAGATGGTGGTGCGAAAATACCTTGGTGACAACGATGTATTCATCCACGCCGATATACATGGCGGCTCCGCAGTAGTCTTGAAGAGTAGGGGTCTTCACAGCGTGGAAGACGTGGTTGACGCATCATATCTAGCGGCATGCTACTCGAGGGCGTGGAGAGCTGGCTTTAGCTTCATAGAGGTATTCTGGGTCCCGGGGAGCCAGGTTTCTAAGACCCCTCCATCCGGAGAGTACCTGCCCAGGGGAGCCTTCATGATATATGGCTCCAAGAACTTCCTATCCATCCCTCTGAGACTCGCCGTAGGGGCTAGGTTCTTCAGCGACGACATATATGGCGACTACATCAAGGTGATCGTGGGATCCGAGGAACTTGTAAGCCGGCAGGCCATAGCATACGCTGTGCTGACCCCTGGAGACGAGGATGTAAGGGATGTCTCAGAGAGCATAAGGGAGTTCCTCGAGAAAGCCGTGTTAGAGTACAAGGGGGCAAGGTATAGGATTGGGTTGGCTGAGGTTGAATCAAGGATCCCGGGTCCCTCAAGGATCATTGGGCTCCATAGGGGAGCCGTCTCCGAGGCCAGTGGTCAATCAACGTAG
- a CDS encoding radical SAM protein, whose amino-acid sequence MKYFLHIEKFTSVSITGSACWLNCRFCRGKYLRHMTHLSRDRAGEILRGLYESGVRGILVSGGFTREGYLPIEGFIDVLRDARRKYGFIYNAHLGLQRDRSTLEALRGIIDVVDYEFTLSNYIAKYVRGLPVNVEAYLESLKLMSDAGLHVVPHLYLWHPGFSKEVFRREVKAVEDLGLNEVTLLAYIPEPGEATTPQAGTVLENLREARRLFNGRIYLGCMRPHYIKRELDTAAVDEGLVDRIANPYHPLLDDSSEIYDACCSLPENLLQGFKTSIGRR is encoded by the coding sequence TTGAAGTACTTCCTGCACATCGAGAAATTCACCTCGGTATCCATCACCGGCTCAGCCTGCTGGTTGAACTGCAGGTTCTGCAGAGGCAAGTACCTTAGACACATGACCCATCTAAGCAGGGATAGAGCTGGTGAGATCCTTAGGGGGCTCTACGAGTCGGGTGTGAGGGGAATACTGGTCAGCGGCGGTTTCACCAGGGAAGGCTACCTGCCCATTGAAGGCTTCATCGACGTGTTGAGGGATGCGAGGAGGAAGTATGGTTTCATATACAACGCGCACCTAGGTTTACAGAGGGATAGAAGCACGCTTGAAGCATTAAGGGGAATAATAGATGTAGTGGACTACGAGTTCACGTTAAGCAACTATATTGCAAAATATGTGAGAGGACTCCCAGTGAATGTAGAAGCCTACCTGGAATCACTGAAGCTCATGAGCGATGCAGGCTTACACGTGGTACCCCACCTCTACCTCTGGCACCCCGGGTTCTCCAAAGAGGTGTTTCGAAGAGAGGTCAAGGCAGTTGAAGATCTCGGATTAAATGAGGTCACACTACTCGCGTACATACCGGAACCCGGTGAGGCAACCACGCCTCAAGCCGGCACGGTGTTAGAGAACCTGCGTGAGGCCAGGAGACTATTCAATGGTAGAATATATCTGGGATGCATGAGGCCCCACTACATTAAGAGAGAACTAGATACGGCGGCCGTTGACGAAGGGCTTGTGGATAGGATTGCAAACCCGTATCACCCACTGCTCGACGACTCCTCGGAGATATATGATGCATGCTGCTCGCTCCCAGAGAATCTACTACAGGGCTTCAAGACATCTATTGGTAGGCGTTGA
- a CDS encoding putative metallopeptidase, which produces MGLPRYEPAPDVCRAIEAIRDALGDELGYIDVERVRCYRSIGARTRALARIHGVERLLLVALGIKPIYVIEVVSEKFYRLGLEDRVKVLIHELLHIPRSFSGGLRPHGRYVNNRRVASLYRRLVEKGGVKIICERVNDASWCTGGTGE; this is translated from the coding sequence ATGGGGTTACCGAGGTACGAGCCGGCGCCGGATGTATGCAGAGCTATTGAAGCAATAAGGGATGCACTTGGCGATGAGCTGGGCTACATTGACGTCGAAAGAGTGAGGTGCTATAGGAGTATTGGTGCTAGGACTAGGGCGCTCGCCAGGATCCATGGTGTTGAAAGACTGCTTCTAGTGGCACTCGGCATTAAGCCTATCTATGTAATAGAAGTGGTCTCCGAGAAGTTCTACAGGCTCGGACTCGAGGACCGGGTTAAGGTGCTGATTCACGAGCTCCTCCATATACCGAGGAGCTTCTCAGGCGGTCTCCGGCCTCATGGAAGATACGTGAATAACAGGAGGGTTGCATCCCTTTACAGGAGGCTTGTGGAAAAAGGGGGTGTTAAGATTATCTGTGAACGGGTGAATGATGCATCCTGGTGTACGGGTGGCACCGGTGAATGA